In the Larus michahellis chromosome 6, bLarMic1.1, whole genome shotgun sequence genome, one interval contains:
- the NCL gene encoding nucleolin, which produces MVKIAKTPKNQIKQKKTAPPPKKVEESEEEESSELEESSGEEMIPQKKQQKVAVTPAKKAATPAKKAATPAKKAVTPAKKAVATPAKKPITPSPKKAAVLTKGAKNGKNAKKQESEEEDEDDEEDDDDEEEDEDEEDDSDEEEEPAIPVKPAAKKPAAVPAKKPAVVPAKQESEEEDDEDDDEDDEEDDESEDEAMDTTPVQVKKPTPAKAAPVKAKAESEDEEDEEEDDDDEDDDEEEEDEEDAEEESEDEKPVKEAPGKRKKEMANKSAPEAKKKKTDGPTSPFSLFVGNLTPTKDYDELKTGIKEFFLKKNIEVSDVRIGASKRFGYVDFSSAEDLDKALQLNGKKLMGLEIKLEKAKSKEMVKENKKERDARTLFVKNLPYRLTEDEMRDVFKNALEIRIVLNKEGNSKGMAYIEFKTEAEANKALEEKQGAEIDGRAMVIDFTGEKSHQDYQKGGGERETKTLIVNNLSYAASEETLQEVFKKASSIKMPQTNQGRPKGYAFVEFPTAEDAREALNSCNNTEIEGRAIRLEFSSPSWQKGNMNARGGFNQQSKTLFVRGLSEDTTEETLRESFEGSISARIVTDRDTGSSKGFGFVDFSSPEDAKAAKEAMEDGEIDGNKVILDFAKPKGEFQRGGGFGGGFGGRGGRGGGRGGRGGGFGGRGGGRGFGGRGGGFRGGRGGGGDHKPQGKKIKFE; this is translated from the exons ATGGTGAAGATCGCCAAG acTCCCAAGAATcagatcaaacagaaaaaaacggctcctccccccaaaaaggtCGAGGAAAGCGAGGAGGAAGAGTCCTCCGAGCTGGAGGAGAGCAGCGGGGAAGAG ATGATCCCtcagaagaaacaacaaaaagtaGCAGTTACACCAGCCAAGAAGGCTGCTACCCCTGCAAAGAAGGCTGCTACTCCTGCAAAAAAAGCAGTTACACCCGCCAAGAAGGCTGTGGCTACTCCAGCCAAAAAGCCTATCACTCCGTCACCTAAAAAGGCTGCTGTCTTAACCAAAGGAGCAAAAAATGGAAAGAATGCCAAGAAGcaagagagtgaggaggaagatgaagatgatgaggaagatgatgatgatgaggaggaggatgaggacgaGGAAGACGATTCTG atgaggaggaggaacCAGCAATACCTGTGAAGCCTGCAGCCAAAAAGCCTGCAGCAGTACCAGCCAAAAAGCCTGCAGTTGTGCCAGCAAAGCAAGAATCGGAAGAGGAGGacgatgaggatgatgatgaggatgatgaggaagatgATG AATCTGAAGATGAAGCCATGGACACAACCCCTGTTCAAGTGAAGAAACCTACTCCAGCAAAGGCCGCACCAGTGAAAGCCAAGGCAGAATctgaagatgaggaagatgaagaggaggatgatgatgatgaagatgatgatgaagaggaggaggatgaagaggatgCCGAGGAGGAAAGTGAGGATGAAA AACCTGTCAAGGAAGCAcctggaaagaggaagaaagaaatggccAATAAAAGTGCACCAGAGgccaagaaaaagaagacagacg GGCCCACTTCAcctttctccctctttgtggGAAATTTGACCCCCACCAAGGATTATGACGAACTGAAGACTGGCATCAAAGAATTCTTTTTGAAGAAGAACATTGAAGTTTCAGATGTCAGAATTGGTGCTTCCAA GCGATTCGGCTACGTAGACTTTTCATCTGCTGAAGATCTGGATAAAGCTCTCCAACTGAATGGGAAAAAGTTAATGGGTTTGGAAATCaaactggaaaaagcaaagagcaaggaaatggtaaaagaaaataagaaag AGAGAGATGCTAGAACGCTGTTTGTGAAGAATCTGCCCTACCGCTTAACTGAAGATGAAATGAGAGATGTGTTTAAAAACGCACTAGAAATCCGAATAGTATTGAACAAAGAGGGGAACAGCAAAGG GATGGCCTACATTGAATTTAAAACAGAAGCTGAGGCAAACAAAGCTCTGGAGGAGAAACAGGGCGCAGAGATTGACGGTCGTGCCATGGTCATTGACTTCACTGGTGAGAAGAGTCATCAAGACTATCAGAAAG GAGGCGGAGAGAGGGAGACAAAGACCCTAATTGTCAACAACCTCTCATACGCTGCTTCAGAAGAGACTCTCCAAGAAGTGTTTAAGAAAGCTTCTTCCATCAAGATGCCACAGACCAACCAGGGCAGGCCGAAAGG GTATGCGTTTGTAGAATTTCCCACAGCTGAGGATGCCAGAGAGGCGTTGAATTCCTGTAACAACACAGAGATTGAAGGCAGAGCAATCAGACTGGAATTCAGCTCACCGTCATGGCAGAAAGGGAACATGAACGCAAGAGGAGGATTTAATC AACAAAGCAAAACGTTGTTTGTCAGAGGCCTTTCTGAGGACACCACAGAGGAGACGCTAAGAGAATCATTCGAAGGCTCTATAAGTGCTAGAATAGTCACAGACAGAGACACTGGATCATCTAAAGG GTTTGGGTTTGTGGACTTCAGCTCCCCAGAAGATGCCAAAGCAGCTAAAGAAGCCATGGAGGACGGCGAGATAGATGGAAACAAAGTGATCCTTGATTTTGCCAAGCCAAAGGGTGAATTTCAACGTGGCGGCGGATTTGGCGGTGGATTTGGTGGTCgtggtggcagaggaggaggccgaggaggaagaggaggtggatttggcggcagaggtggtggcagaggatTTGGAG GTAGAGGAGGTGGCTTccgaggaggcagaggaggaggtggagatCACAAGCCACAAGGGAAGAAGATAAAGTTTGAATAa